A single genomic interval of Candidatus Neomarinimicrobiota bacterium harbors:
- the ftsH gene encoding ATP-dependent zinc metalloprotease FtsH yields the protein MNTDNKQNRNPDRSSKRKDQGSKNRQRPPKRPQNRSGSGKQGDKSRKSDSKPVKKSTNIKITRPTEGNENWQKGLKTTLLWVAILVSVFFFAQLLNTDSQPVKKLVYTEYQELLEAGKIESAVLIKNHFHGVLKLPETDVINGVTTDYVKFWVVLSPVIDSEVLAKWDEMGISYEFQDETRDWVDYLFQVLPWFLIIFFWFFLMRRMQGGAGGTKGIFSFGKSRAKIIDNEKPQITFHNVAGCEEAKDELKEIVQYLKHPERFQKLGGKIPKGALLVGPPGTGKTLLARAVAGEASVPFYSLSGADFVEMFVGVGASRVRDLFEESKKNAPCIIFIDELDAVGRQRGAGLGGGHDEREQTLNALLVEMDGFETTDNLILLAATNRPDVLDSALLRPGRFDRRITVDNPDVRGREAILKVHSKDIPLAKNVRLDIIAKSTPGMSGADLANLMNESALLAAKHNKQRVAMVDIEQAKDKVMMGTERRSMVINDKERRTTAVHEAGHALVARFTEGADPVHKVTIIPRGRALGLTAQIPVDDRYNYSREHMEGMLAILMGGRVAEELILNQMTTGAGNDIERATSLARKMVTEWGMSDKMGPLTYGQKKEEIFIGRDLGMHRDFSEDMAKKIDTEVKRIIDTAYKKATAILTNNKEKLIKVSEILLDKESIDGHQLDISLGIEPQKIEHDHSASRPRKSRSRSRNPRRRPDKATQKDQNKPSKKHDSGDKNSPKPDKE from the coding sequence ATGAACACAGACAATAAACAAAATCGTAATCCAGATCGGTCTTCCAAAAGAAAAGATCAGGGCTCAAAAAATCGTCAAAGGCCACCAAAACGACCTCAAAATCGATCAGGTTCAGGTAAGCAAGGTGATAAATCACGGAAATCTGATTCTAAACCGGTAAAAAAATCCACTAATATCAAAATCACTCGCCCAACAGAAGGCAATGAAAACTGGCAAAAAGGGTTAAAAACCACCTTGCTCTGGGTAGCTATATTGGTTTCAGTCTTTTTCTTTGCGCAATTATTGAACACAGATTCACAGCCCGTCAAAAAGCTTGTTTACACGGAATATCAGGAGCTATTAGAGGCGGGCAAGATCGAATCTGCTGTCCTGATCAAAAACCATTTCCATGGTGTTCTGAAACTGCCTGAAACAGATGTGATCAATGGGGTGACAACGGACTATGTTAAATTTTGGGTGGTTCTGTCACCGGTCATTGATAGTGAAGTCTTGGCCAAATGGGACGAAATGGGAATAAGCTATGAGTTTCAGGATGAAACCCGGGATTGGGTTGATTACTTGTTCCAGGTGCTGCCCTGGTTCCTGATCATCTTTTTCTGGTTTTTCCTCATGCGTCGCATGCAGGGTGGAGCAGGTGGCACGAAAGGAATATTCAGTTTCGGTAAAAGCCGGGCAAAGATCATTGACAATGAAAAGCCTCAAATCACTTTTCACAATGTAGCTGGCTGTGAAGAAGCCAAGGATGAGCTGAAAGAGATCGTTCAATATCTTAAACATCCCGAGCGATTTCAAAAACTGGGTGGTAAGATCCCGAAAGGTGCCCTGTTAGTTGGACCTCCCGGTACCGGTAAAACATTGCTTGCCAGAGCTGTTGCTGGTGAAGCTTCTGTTCCATTTTACAGTCTTAGTGGCGCTGATTTTGTTGAAATGTTCGTAGGTGTGGGTGCCAGTCGTGTGCGTGATCTTTTTGAGGAGAGTAAAAAGAATGCCCCCTGTATCATCTTTATTGATGAATTGGATGCTGTCGGTCGTCAACGTGGTGCCGGACTCGGTGGCGGTCACGATGAACGCGAGCAAACCCTGAACGCTTTGCTGGTTGAGATGGATGGGTTTGAAACCACAGATAATCTTATACTCCTGGCGGCAACAAATCGTCCAGATGTTCTGGATTCAGCCTTATTGCGCCCCGGTCGGTTTGACCGCCGGATTACAGTTGATAATCCGGATGTTAGAGGACGCGAAGCCATCCTTAAAGTACACTCCAAGGACATACCCCTGGCCAAAAATGTTCGTCTTGATATTATTGCCAAGAGCACCCCTGGAATGTCAGGTGCTGATCTGGCAAATCTAATGAACGAATCAGCATTGCTGGCAGCCAAGCATAATAAACAACGGGTTGCCATGGTTGATATTGAACAGGCCAAGGACAAGGTGATGATGGGAACCGAACGACGTAGTATGGTCATCAATGATAAGGAAAGACGTACGACTGCAGTTCATGAAGCAGGTCATGCTCTGGTGGCCAGATTTACTGAAGGTGCGGATCCAGTGCATAAAGTGACCATCATACCTCGTGGTCGCGCTTTGGGCCTTACCGCTCAAATACCAGTGGATGACCGCTATAATTATTCTCGTGAACACATGGAAGGAATGTTAGCCATTCTTATGGGTGGCCGGGTAGCCGAGGAACTGATTCTGAATCAGATGACAACAGGTGCAGGGAATGATATCGAAAGGGCAACCTCATTGGCTCGAAAGATGGTCACCGAGTGGGGTATGAGTGATAAAATGGGTCCATTGACCTACGGACAGAAGAAAGAAGAGATCTTCATTGGCCGTGATCTGGGTATGCACCGTGACTTCAGTGAAGATATGGCAAAGAAGATCGATACTGAGGTAAAGCGAATTATCGACACTGCCTATAAAAAAGCCACAGCCATTCTTACAAATAATAAGGAAAAGCTGATCAAAGTATCTGAAATACTCTTGGACAAAGAGAGTATTGATGGGCACCAGCTAGATATATCATTAGGTATCGAGCCACAGAAAATCGAGCACGATCACTCTGCCTCCAGGCCACGCAAGAGTAGATCCAGATCCAGGAATCCACGCAGGAGACCAGACAAGGCCACTCAAAAAGATCAAAATAAGCCGAGTAAAAAACATGATTCTGGAGATAAAAACAGTCCGAAGCCAGATAAGGAATAA
- the cdaA gene encoding diadenylate cyclase CdaA: MSDKKNILLLILSLLVAIVTIYFWRYELFSIAFLSVRVYDVVDILAVAFVLYSLYKIFRGTRAAQLLSGILILILLSVVVRWSELHGMSWLLSTLSTVWVIAVVILFQPELRRILIYLGQNPFVRFLFKVKNLVMVDEIMESIEVCQKRRWGMLIVMEGEVGLKHIKEKSTSINARVSAELLVSIFNPTSPLHDGAVIICNEVIDSAKCILPLSEEPRGARMKLGTRHLAALGLSEETDAHILVVSEETGVLSHVYNGLMKRGLDENQLRKVLNNLIF, encoded by the coding sequence ATGTCTGATAAGAAGAATATTCTATTATTAATACTCAGCCTTCTGGTTGCCATTGTTACCATATATTTTTGGCGCTATGAATTATTCTCCATAGCATTTCTTTCAGTACGTGTTTATGATGTGGTTGATATTCTTGCTGTAGCCTTCGTGCTATACTCCCTTTACAAGATCTTTAGGGGCACCAGGGCTGCTCAGTTACTTTCAGGAATTCTTATTCTTATTCTTTTGTCTGTTGTAGTACGATGGTCTGAACTACATGGAATGTCCTGGTTGTTATCAACTCTTTCTACTGTCTGGGTGATTGCCGTAGTGATTCTGTTCCAACCTGAGCTGAGGCGTATTCTTATTTATCTAGGTCAAAATCCCTTTGTTCGGTTCCTTTTCAAAGTCAAGAATCTGGTAATGGTGGATGAGATCATGGAATCGATCGAAGTATGCCAGAAACGTCGTTGGGGCATGCTGATCGTCATGGAAGGTGAAGTAGGTCTCAAGCATATCAAAGAAAAGTCTACCAGTATTAATGCTCGTGTCTCTGCTGAATTATTAGTCTCTATCTTTAATCCCACCTCACCTTTACATGATGGGGCCGTCATTATATGCAATGAAGTCATAGATTCTGCAAAATGCATTCTACCACTCTCAGAGGAACCCCGTGGAGCAAGAATGAAGCTTGGAACCAGGCATTTGGCAGCACTGGGCTTATCGGAGGAAACGGATGCCCATATATTGGTCGTTTCTGAAGAAACCGGTGTATTGTCACATGTGTACAACGGCCTCATGAAACGCGGATTGGATGAGAACCAATTACGCAAAGTGCTCAATAATCTTATTTTCTAA
- the hpt gene encoding hypoxanthine phosphoribosyltransferase encodes MRTRKVENMGKYSGQILEEVYTQAEIETRTAELAKEISADYAGKVPILIGVLNGSVFFLTDLAKRLEIECEMDFIKVSSYHSGTQSSGTVRLIKDISCIVTGRDVIIVEDIIDSGLTARFLKHRILENEPSSVAFASLLLKPDCLKLKFEAEYIGFEVADRFLVGYGLDLDQKFRNLPSIWAFPTDMNV; translated from the coding sequence ATGAGAACACGTAAAGTCGAGAACATGGGGAAATATTCGGGTCAGATACTTGAAGAAGTTTATACTCAAGCTGAGATCGAAACTCGTACCGCTGAACTGGCCAAGGAAATTTCAGCAGATTACGCAGGAAAAGTACCAATCCTGATCGGCGTGCTGAATGGCTCTGTTTTCTTTCTTACCGATCTTGCCAAACGGCTTGAGATCGAGTGTGAAATGGACTTTATCAAAGTATCCTCTTATCATTCAGGAACCCAATCGTCAGGAACAGTCAGACTTATAAAAGATATCAGCTGTATTGTGACCGGCCGCGATGTGATAATTGTTGAAGATATTATCGATAGTGGCTTAACCGCTCGCTTTTTGAAGCATCGTATCCTGGAGAATGAACCCAGCTCAGTAGCATTTGCTTCGCTACTGCTTAAACCTGATTGTTTAAAGCTGAAATTCGAAGCCGAATACATTGGATTTGAAGTAGCAGACCGCTTTCTGGTTGGCTATGGTTTGGATCTTGACCAAAAATTCAGGAACTTGCCCTCCATTTGGGCATTCCCTACAGACATGAATGTATAA
- a CDS encoding C25 family cysteine peptidase, with amino-acid sequence MSLILGSSIAMEQGSGQLSEVSEIARGVYRWHLNMPAQAHIKLNNSGIEFPNWNTTVDGNGYLVPVLSKLIHTASGPPDIQVVNGVVRSLAIARTIESVSEQAKGLDISTTRVSDQMTGWVMTRLIRDEDDHQLWVVNVLGAQYDGVDHQWKIPEYLTVSIASNHIAANSALESDLYLNQIQKPDLQQVNSIQTGLGQGQLKLYTLADGIYRIHYDSLASIEDFPDDQIQSRSLKIIHKGEEQAIYVNDSGDGVFESGDYFDFIGTQNYFSGTTQYFDPFSDINVYWLNWGGTDGLRFIEESGALVDQDPVRPTTFWDVTHIEEDLLFDRLGQVDVDLPTITRDHYFWNSVNSGSTKEIDFFLADPFRGSSENIQVSIGLHGLTYSDTATAAHTIFAFLNDISIGSGSWTQQEAYILASPQALNLSHNILADGNNVLATFIPASTQAGNYDRVVVNWLEIGYEHLLVTHNNRLTFRKSYINPSTNLEFEIKGFTSHDLVLYKEGLSRITGYNIRENWDSETAEFSLVFQDQASDATPDYWTASVESLLKPVRIVVDTSASLREQDGDLIIITIPEFEEELEEYIAFKVSEGWDPIVVSVADIYDEFNWGINSPYAIRSFLQYANNQWPSSPEYVLLIGDAIANPQQAKRDTRLRNVPTFYMQTYGWGAAEADYWYSLINGNDYLPDLNIGRIPCSSIEDLGTTITKLIGYGQGDNYGSWQNELITIAGFENTFKTQSELLLRNNIPKSFMPSRIFIDRDSEGQIFWGDTDSLVAQWNEGKMLINFLGHGGGAVWADRSLFVRDDIQYLDEETPPAFITSMTCFTASFAQTRGLGEVVLTESPTGAIGWFGSSGVGWVINDYLMVQPLLRHLLEDRTPVGKCINVARMEYFLANSGYNYLKPSMLFQYNFLGDPTTRLLLPESQELISSEKMIYSQTDQIDLHYTGNQTGTLKLLPIDADGHPWWSGALSYDTDNIHQYLFNQESEPPSGESRTIYTLDRGADLSAIQGYASYSISANWFEHQSPTAAELEAVEHIPLNVQFHSSPVIPVDSLVVTFSGNHGSYNLEWDGDWWSLPDTVRILAGNSNITYSFTVYMGGLFIQNSATFRLYLPESISLTLSAIREGVEANRCGWLLEYSLQGLQQAVATLEHHETAPGFEQTIVNDVPIREGNNTIFIPSFFGSGPVEINVSLLLEDDSNLNDNNLQASLTPTHFQLLPEIGISFNGQTTDSISMWSDGVLYANAADTAWIRISQYQNNIEALPGVNLYQDSTVYLIETVAQDLPIRIKSAKALFLKDPDLAAWQILATTGQEYQLHGQGYVAMGVKQNSDGPDVSMMIEGQMFFDGDYILANSRLNLLAEDENGFSWKSGDVEIMVDATPVTVQMGDTTETARIISMSAALDMTVGEHQISYRVQDALGNWSDRVEVSGVVAGGAKIIDYGNFPNPFEGETLIIFELTQPLSNVVIEIFTISGYKLHSIDGFNARVSIPLGAIGYHEVPWNGRDRNDDFVANGVYFYRIKGDLDDDVLVGPVGKMVKNR; translated from the coding sequence TTGAGCCTGATTCTGGGTTCATCAATTGCCATGGAACAGGGGTCTGGTCAACTTTCTGAAGTAAGTGAAATAGCCCGGGGTGTTTATCGCTGGCATCTGAATATGCCGGCTCAGGCACATATTAAACTCAATAATTCAGGGATCGAATTCCCAAACTGGAATACCACAGTTGATGGAAATGGATATCTCGTACCAGTTCTCTCAAAATTGATCCATACAGCTTCAGGACCACCGGATATCCAAGTTGTCAACGGTGTTGTACGATCGTTGGCCATAGCCCGGACAATTGAGTCAGTTTCAGAACAGGCCAAAGGTTTGGATATATCAACAACACGGGTAAGTGATCAGATGACTGGTTGGGTGATGACCAGACTTATCCGCGATGAAGATGATCATCAACTTTGGGTGGTTAATGTGTTGGGAGCACAGTATGATGGTGTGGATCATCAGTGGAAAATACCTGAATACTTGACTGTATCCATTGCCTCGAATCATATAGCGGCCAATTCTGCTTTAGAGAGTGACCTTTACTTGAATCAGATCCAAAAACCTGATTTGCAACAGGTGAATTCAATTCAAACTGGTCTGGGACAAGGACAGCTTAAACTCTACACACTGGCTGATGGTATTTACCGTATCCATTACGATTCACTAGCCTCAATTGAAGATTTTCCGGACGATCAGATCCAAAGCAGGTCTTTGAAAATCATTCATAAGGGTGAAGAGCAGGCGATCTATGTCAACGATAGTGGTGATGGGGTATTCGAATCAGGAGATTATTTCGATTTTATCGGAACACAGAATTACTTCAGTGGCACCACTCAGTATTTTGACCCCTTTTCTGATATTAACGTGTATTGGCTCAACTGGGGTGGCACAGATGGGCTCAGGTTTATCGAAGAATCTGGAGCTCTGGTGGATCAGGATCCTGTCAGACCGACCACTTTTTGGGATGTGACGCATATTGAAGAAGACCTCCTGTTTGATCGCTTGGGACAGGTCGATGTTGACCTGCCGACCATTACTCGGGATCACTATTTCTGGAACTCAGTTAATTCAGGTTCTACCAAAGAGATTGATTTTTTCCTGGCAGACCCTTTTCGTGGTTCCAGTGAAAACATCCAGGTGTCAATTGGGCTGCATGGACTCACTTATAGTGACACAGCTACAGCCGCCCATACCATATTTGCATTTCTAAATGATATTTCCATTGGCTCTGGTAGTTGGACCCAACAGGAAGCGTATATCCTGGCATCACCCCAGGCTCTCAATTTATCCCACAATATTCTTGCTGATGGAAATAACGTACTGGCAACTTTTATCCCGGCTAGCACTCAAGCAGGCAATTATGACCGTGTTGTGGTTAATTGGCTGGAGATCGGATATGAACATTTGCTGGTAACTCACAACAACAGGCTCACCTTTCGGAAATCATATATCAATCCATCCACCAATCTTGAGTTTGAGATCAAGGGCTTTACATCCCATGATTTAGTTCTGTATAAGGAGGGACTTTCCAGGATTACCGGCTACAATATTCGTGAGAATTGGGACTCGGAAACAGCTGAATTCAGTCTGGTATTTCAGGACCAGGCAAGCGATGCCACACCGGATTACTGGACTGCCAGTGTAGAAAGCCTGTTAAAGCCTGTACGCATTGTAGTGGATACCAGCGCATCCCTACGAGAACAAGACGGCGATCTTATTATTATCACCATCCCTGAATTCGAAGAAGAACTGGAAGAATATATTGCATTTAAAGTAAGTGAAGGCTGGGATCCCATTGTTGTTTCAGTTGCTGATATTTATGATGAGTTCAACTGGGGCATCAATTCACCATATGCCATCAGATCTTTTCTCCAGTATGCCAATAATCAATGGCCATCTTCGCCTGAGTATGTACTCCTCATCGGTGATGCCATTGCCAATCCACAGCAGGCTAAACGAGATACACGACTGAGAAATGTCCCTACTTTTTATATGCAGACCTACGGTTGGGGCGCAGCTGAGGCCGATTACTGGTATTCGCTTATTAATGGTAACGACTACCTGCCAGATTTAAATATTGGCCGAATTCCCTGTAGCAGTATCGAAGATCTTGGTACGACTATCACTAAACTCATTGGATATGGACAAGGGGACAATTATGGCTCATGGCAGAATGAATTGATCACCATTGCCGGGTTTGAAAATACTTTTAAGACTCAGAGTGAATTATTACTCAGGAACAACATTCCAAAATCATTTATGCCTTCACGCATCTTCATTGATCGTGATTCAGAAGGACAGATCTTCTGGGGCGATACAGATTCTCTTGTTGCCCAGTGGAATGAAGGTAAGATGTTGATCAATTTCCTGGGACATGGTGGCGGTGCAGTTTGGGCTGATCGCTCCCTGTTTGTCCGGGATGATATCCAATATCTTGACGAGGAAACACCCCCGGCATTTATTACCAGTATGACTTGTTTTACCGCTTCGTTTGCTCAAACCAGAGGATTGGGAGAGGTTGTGCTGACTGAATCTCCAACAGGAGCCATCGGTTGGTTTGGTTCCTCCGGTGTTGGCTGGGTGATCAATGACTACCTCATGGTTCAGCCTCTGCTGCGTCATCTGCTGGAGGATCGTACACCCGTAGGGAAGTGCATCAATGTTGCTCGTATGGAATATTTCCTGGCGAACAGTGGCTACAATTATCTCAAGCCCAGCATGCTGTTTCAATACAATTTTCTGGGAGATCCCACAACACGGCTGTTATTGCCAGAATCTCAGGAACTGATCAGTTCTGAAAAAATGATTTACTCCCAAACCGACCAGATTGACCTTCACTATACTGGAAATCAAACGGGTACCCTCAAACTTTTACCCATTGATGCCGATGGACACCCCTGGTGGTCGGGTGCCCTGAGTTATGACACCGATAATATTCACCAATACCTATTCAATCAAGAATCAGAACCTCCCAGCGGGGAGAGCAGGACAATCTATACACTGGATCGTGGTGCTGATCTGTCTGCTATCCAGGGTTATGCATCCTATTCGATCTCTGCTAACTGGTTTGAACATCAGTCACCCACAGCTGCAGAACTGGAAGCTGTTGAGCATATACCCTTGAATGTCCAGTTTCACTCTAGTCCAGTAATACCGGTCGATAGTCTGGTGGTTACCTTCAGTGGAAATCATGGATCCTACAACCTGGAATGGGACGGTGATTGGTGGTCCCTGCCGGATACTGTTCGAATTCTCGCAGGAAATTCAAACATCACTTACTCATTCACCGTTTATATGGGCGGATTATTCATTCAGAATTCTGCGACATTCAGACTTTATCTACCTGAGTCTATCTCTCTGACACTCAGTGCAATACGTGAAGGTGTTGAAGCGAATCGGTGTGGGTGGCTATTGGAATATTCGCTACAAGGGCTACAGCAGGCAGTCGCCACTTTAGAGCATCATGAAACGGCTCCAGGATTCGAGCAAACCATTGTTAATGATGTGCCCATTCGGGAAGGTAACAATACCATATTTATTCCGTCTTTCTTTGGATCAGGGCCAGTTGAAATAAATGTTTCACTACTGCTGGAAGATGATTCAAACCTGAATGATAATAATCTACAAGCAAGCTTAACACCGACCCATTTCCAGTTGCTACCTGAAATTGGCATCAGTTTTAACGGGCAAACAACAGACTCCATTTCAATGTGGTCTGACGGGGTTCTGTATGCTAACGCTGCTGATACAGCCTGGATCCGGATTTCTCAATATCAAAATAATATCGAAGCACTGCCCGGTGTCAATCTCTATCAGGACTCAACGGTTTACCTGATTGAAACGGTTGCTCAAGACCTGCCAATTCGAATCAAATCTGCAAAAGCACTATTTTTAAAGGATCCGGATTTGGCAGCCTGGCAGATCCTTGCTACAACAGGCCAGGAATATCAACTACATGGACAAGGGTATGTCGCTATGGGGGTCAAGCAAAATTCAGATGGACCCGATGTCTCAATGATGATAGAAGGGCAGATGTTCTTCGATGGAGACTACATCCTGGCAAACAGTCGCTTGAATCTCTTGGCAGAAGATGAAAATGGCTTTTCCTGGAAAAGTGGGGATGTTGAAATAATGGTAGATGCAACCCCTGTGACAGTCCAAATGGGGGATACCACAGAAACAGCTCGAATCATCAGTATGTCAGCAGCTCTGGACATGACTGTCGGCGAACATCAAATTTCTTACAGGGTTCAGGACGCTCTGGGAAACTGGTCTGACCGTGTAGAAGTTAGCGGAGTTGTCGCCGGCGGTGCCAAGATCATTGACTATGGTAATTTTCCAAATCCGTTTGAAGGTGAGACCCTGATCATTTTTGAGCTCACCCAACCCCTCTCCAATGTTGTCATTGAAATATTTACGATATCAGGATATAAACTGCATAGTATTGATGGTTTCAACGCCCGGGTCAGCATCCCTCTGGGTGCGATTGGTTATCATGAAGTTCCCTGGAATGGTCGTGACCGGAATGATGATTTTGTAGCGAACGGTGTGTATTTTTATCGGATCAAGGGTGATCTTGATGATGACGTACTGGTTGGACCAGTCGGGAAGATGGTTAAGAATCGATGA
- the folP gene encoding dihydropteroate synthase: MKSNDRAWLVKGQEFHFGGPMLMGILNVTPDSFSDGGNFFSHDRAIAHGYRLIQEGAEIIDIGGESTRPGSSPITAETELSRILPIINALAAGSKALISVDTQKAVVAEAALANGAHIINDVSAGRNDTNMLKLISDTQAGYVMMHMQGTPATMQEDPRYTDIVEEIDQFFTERLKVALSTGLQSKQIVFDPGIGFGKTLKNNLSILKNMQHFHKHGRPLLLGASRKSFIGMLDNSEPDQRLGGSLAAALAAYQENVEIYRVHDVAETKQMLELFTAIQKHSD; this comes from the coding sequence ATGAAGAGCAACGATAGAGCTTGGCTGGTCAAAGGGCAGGAGTTTCATTTTGGTGGACCCATGTTAATGGGAATCCTGAATGTAACTCCTGATTCATTCAGCGACGGTGGGAATTTCTTCAGCCATGATAGGGCCATAGCACATGGTTATCGTCTTATCCAGGAGGGAGCAGAGATCATTGATATCGGCGGTGAATCGACTCGTCCCGGCAGTTCTCCCATCACAGCAGAAACAGAATTATCTCGTATATTACCCATCATAAATGCATTAGCCGCTGGATCTAAAGCACTCATATCCGTGGACACGCAAAAAGCGGTTGTTGCTGAAGCAGCCCTGGCAAACGGTGCTCACATCATTAATGATGTCTCGGCAGGCAGGAACGATACCAACATGCTTAAATTGATCTCAGATACCCAGGCTGGATATGTGATGATGCATATGCAAGGTACTCCCGCCACAATGCAAGAAGATCCTCGTTATACTGATATCGTTGAAGAAATCGACCAGTTCTTTACTGAACGATTAAAAGTGGCACTCTCAACTGGTCTTCAATCCAAGCAGATCGTATTTGATCCGGGAATTGGATTTGGTAAGACTTTGAAGAATAATCTAAGTATCCTGAAAAACATGCAGCATTTTCATAAACATGGACGACCACTTCTTTTGGGCGCTTCCAGAAAATCATTTATTGGAATGCTTGATAATTCAGAACCAGATCAACGATTGGGAGGATCTCTGGCGGCTGCCTTGGCTGCATACCAAGAAAATGTTGAAATTTATCGAGTTCATGATGTTGCTGAAACTAAACAAATGCTTGAACTCTTCACTGCCATTCAAAAACATTCGGATTAA